The segment GTTGGCCCATTATGTAGCAAAGCTGCGTCTCTTTTGACATATTATTTCGAGCCGTCTTTTACCTACTTAAAGAATCGTTAATTATACTGTAGACTTCCTAAATAGTATTGCACGTGAAACGCTTACATAATTGGCCCATTAAAGTATTCTATAGGCAAGCATATTAATATTTTCTACTTGATGGCCCATTATATGGCAAAGATGCATCTCTTTGAGATGTTATTTTGAGCTTAATATTTTTTCAGTTTCCGTTTATATAAGTGATATGTTTGTTGCGAAATAAATATTTCAAGAATTGTTTCCAAATGGAAGTATCACAAATACCAACGATTATTGTTGCTtgctttatttttattccatctCATATATCTATCTAAGAAATTAAACTAATCGTAAATAACTCTACAACATTTATATATCTTACataaaacatataaatattCTAAGGCTACTTTATTTGGTGCGCCAAAGGCGCACCCATTTTCTAGTATATGCTAATCACGTGTGTACTTGAGAATGGCAAAGATCATGGATGTACAGGAGAAGATCAAGAGAAGAATTGCAGCCAGCAACGACAGGCAAGTGAGTGGGGTTTTGCAATGCTTCATGCAAAAGATGGAGCAGTACTTTCGGAACACCCCGTTCCTCCAGTATCGGTTCACGTCTTGGAACATCCTAGAGTACCGGTGCTCCGTCACGTCCACCAGGACGCACCGGCCGAGATTGTTGAAGAAGGATGCCACCTCTTCCTCGTTCGACAGCATGTTGTCAAGGACGCCCTCCTCTTGCAGAACGACGACGTCGTCTCTGCTGTTTACAAGCGCATTCATGAGCACCACGTAGCTCGTCACGACaccaatattattattattattattattatttctgcCTTGTTCGACCACGCCATGGTTGCCATTGTTGTCGACCACGGCTGCGTTGCCTGCAGCCGCTGGTTGGCACGCAATTTGTTGGTCGTAGGCGAAGAGGTTCGCCAACAGGATCTTGGACCCAAAGTTGATCTCGAAGCGGGGGATCTTCATGGTTTTACCCTGGAATGTCACGTCGAACAGTTTCACCATTTCATTCAACCTCTTCGCACGGAATCTAACGCCGTAGTCTTGCAGCTCATTTGCCCCGGGGATTCCTCGTGGCATAGATGGCCTGTGGCAGACGATGTTGCAGCAGAAGAGTCTACACAGGCAACCGTCACGACGAGCTGCCTCGATCCCCAGGTTATTGCTGATGACAAGCTTGTACTGAAGGTCAAGCAAATGGCGAACCTGACTCGCATTTGGCAGATTCAGGTCGTTCAAATTTGCCCAGGAGAATTGACCCCGATGGTTGAAGAAAATCCTGACAAGGTGGAGCAACTGGACGCTGTTATTGAAGGCTTGGTTCGCATTGTGAGCCACGAATACGCGAAAAATCCTGTCGAGAACGAAGAAAGGTATCTGGTTATCGAACAGGAGGAGATCGTAGTACACGCTGTTCCACATCAACCATACGTAGTTATCAACGTGTGCCGTTCCCTCGCTCcaccggaggaggagctcgacgATGAAGCAGCCGTCGCGCGTGAGCATCTCCACGGTGTAGCCGTCGACGTTCCCGACGTAGcaccggcgagcttgcgcgaaACAACGCGCGGTTACCTCTTGAACGTAGTAGGCGTGGTTTGCGTTGCCTGGCCTCTGCAGAAACCCTTGCAGGATGTGCTCCTTGTGAGCTTCCATGTCGCGGGTGCTCTCCCTACCGTGGTGATACGGGCCGATGGAGAGCACCCTCGGCTCGAATAGTCCCCTATTTGCCTCCCTCATGTATGCGGGGAGCTGCACGAAGGTGTTTATCCCCGGCTCTTCGACAGCATCATCCATGGCAATAGTGGATAGTACTAACAAGCTATAGGCTACTGCCTACTAGCAGCCAAAGCTTATAAGTTTTTTGCACTGCTTAAGATGATGGATTAATACCATTGCATTGTGccttatatatatacttgtatgGTCATACACATCATAGCAGAAATTAAAATTCGATACAATGCAAGTGCTGCTAGACTTGGCCGTGCAGGACCTGTAGCTTTCTGTAGTACTACCTACATATTTGTATGTGTGACGTTGGTTAGTTAAATTTTGAACTAGCCAGCGTCATTAaagaaaaaacggagggagtaatttctaCCATTGGGAACAACTTAAGCTTAAGGTCAGCGGAATTTCCTCATACAGCGAACTCCCAGCCTCCCACTTGGTGTAGCCAACTTGCACGAACCATATATTTTAGGATTTTGATGAGCAATTGCTACATTGAAATGTGTACTTTGATCAAAATGTTTGATGTAACGTATCTAGAATAAGCACAGAAACAGACTGAACTGGCGCTTGTTTTCTGAAGATACAACAGTAGGACGTCACGTgtgttttgctgcttttaaaaaagaagcaaaaccaAGTGCTTTTTTAAACCAACTGATTCAAAGAGGAAAAACAGAGTGTGGTTATTCGCAAAGGCTTGGGGCTATCGTTCAGCTTCCCCGGCCTATCCCTATCGACTTTTGTACGCTAGCTAGATTTATAATGATTACATCCTTTTTTATCAATTGGGACAATTTACTCAACTAGAAAgtagcccgcgcacatgcgcATGCACCTTCTTATATtatattctaaactaaaattaaacttattttgtaTTCTTTGAACgctggtattttttttataattactcttgcaacatataaattctaaaataaaattatttgagttCATGTGGTTTTGAATTGATAAGAAAATATTATTCCGAAACTATAGAGGTGGTTCCTTATCTCGAAAAAAAGGAGGTTGTTGCTATCAGAAAATTTAGGGTATTCTTACAACCAAAAAGAAATCCAATAATATCATTTTTTGTTTGAtcataaatatatttgaatttctATTATGTATGGGTTTCAAATCCAACAACAAAATATCAAGGTCAATTTGTATATAGGTACATAGCCCTCATATGCATGtaaagagaaattaattaagttggtagaAAGTCGTTAGATGCCTAATGTGATATAAGTAATAGATGGAGGTCCattcgtgttttttttgcaCATacagataattttaattttaattgtctaGGAGATAAAAAGAcagagagaaaagaatggcGCACGCTATACATgggcagggagggagggaggtttgggatgtttttctaaatgattaatctaacaacctaaaataatgtgtcagATGTTTATGTCGAAACTGATGGttggatttttgttttctttttagaatttttaggattttctcTGATTTAAGAGAATGACGTAACATCTTAAGAGCATTTATAAAATGTGTAATGGACTTTTAACACCACATGCCgcaaaggaggagggagggggtttggggtgttcttttttttagaaaaaagatctaatgacctaaaataatgtgtcagTCGATTGAAAATAATGTGTCCATCGATTTATGTCAAATCCGATGATTGGATGTTGTTTcccaaaatttctaagatttaTCTATAATTTAAGAATGTCATATAGCAGCTTAGagttttttcttattaaaaaaaactaacaaatcGATAGTCTAATGTGTTGTTCATTCttaagattttctagtattttatttaatttaatagcaccGCATAGCAGATTAAAAGCGTTTGTAGCATGTTTAGAATGACAGCGAGAGCTGCTAGACTTAGCGGGTGGAGATCTATTTGTGGTattttaatgtaaaaataatattgattttaatttCTCGTGAAGATAGCTCGTTGGTACGTAGGTGACGGGGAGTTTCTAGATGTGTGTAGATCCACCGATTTAAATGATCACTTGGTgatctaggagcgtttgtaaggTGTTACTTGGCGGCTTAGAAGTatttataggatgtttaatggacttttagtatataatagtcttttttttaaaatttctaagatttttttAACTTAAGAATGTCATATAGTAGCTTAGAGGTGTTTATAAAATACTTAATGGATTTTAACACTGCACGgagtggggagggagggagggtgtcgacgtttgatgtcgcaattctggtatttgcatagtatggggatcgtcggtgctaggatatacgcgagactgaggtaaaaaagacagagacgaggatttttatacaggttcgggcccctaagtcgtcaggtaataaccctacatcctgttggccggagcaggtgttgctctttattcaccataataacaccagtacaatatgtggggtagcctatctaactgttgttgacatggcggtctgaagttctgactcgtagtcgacaacagggtagcctttctCCTCAAATCCGTGTCCGGCGAGattagagatagcgctttcatctctcctgacggtatccggagacaccgtaggggaatagccatgcctatccctgaagtcgatatccggcggcttgtcttggagtatgttggcttgtatgttgtcccgtatattgtggtgggtgttgattgaggtggtcATCGATTGTCTCGTGTCGATCGTGTCATGGtgggtgtccccctgtcctcctaggggggcttgtatttatatccataggtgtccccttgtccaaatagaactagggaaaccaatatggatacaatccgagtagtccttgtcgtttccatgtagaactctggttgtctttccttatccggaactatTCCTATATCTGAAGGTTGCTtctgtataggacatggtatgtggggGGTCTTGTCGAGatgtagtcgactactattagcccccgacttcaatgcaaatgaacgaattcatattctcgaCCACTGACcatggagtaactgttatcgagctcacgtgaccgttctcggtgagtttagagataacgttagacttcctttattagcctcgtgcgggcaccgaaagggtctgtctaagtcaatctctgatgtcgactGAGAAAGTATAGAGCGTACGACTAAGTCttccgtcttgctgtaatcgagaatttggattgaagtcaagaaattttatctcggctggtacgtattccttgtcgagatccagcaaccgttctcgagcgatcgagaaggcgtagagtctgcgacggagcttTGTCgtcatttgtcgtactcgccttagtcgatcttggtgtagaaccatagagacatggagccttcgtcaatgtcgaatagaattttcctgaaatcaatactcagaaaagaatatcaaatagaaatagcccccgagtgAATGcccaaagggtgacatgttataatatgtatggtaaattgaaaatgaattaaatttaccgaccaatgttttgtgtatgagcgtcttctctctttACAGACTTCGAccagtcagtttgtagagtcatacactcttcctagcccccagccttgtcgtcggagaatcatTCTCAGAGGAGAAGGCTCTTGgccccttgacctgccttggttgaacaagcactgatcctagcccccagccgtgaagttggaaagctcaatttccgattacacggcttggttaatacgcacggcgagaactcttacacgaccagatcttacatggtcttttgtctctacaggatccgacaaggccttatcggctccgggcgtccccagccgaagttcccttaggttcctcggaggccttgttaagacggcgtaaagggacagtaggataggtttcaacgctaggtgtcgtcgtggtaagggatctctgggtaaaacacttggcattattgtgtacctgatatcaactttgttgaagtagaggtaatggAAGGATCGCTAcgccgctggtcgaggaccaggcagtagtcgtaactcgaccacttgaagtggaagtagtgggagaaacactacatcgctggtcgaggaccaggcagtagtcgtaactcgaccacttaaagtgaaagtagtgggagagacgctacatcgctggtcgaggaccaggcagtagtcgtaactcgaccacttgaagtggaagtagtgggagaaacactacatcgctggtcgaggaccaggcagtagtcgtaactcgaccacttaaagtgaaagtagtgggagagacgctacatcgctggtcgaggaccaggcagtagtcgtaactcgaccacttgaagtggaaatagtgggagaaacgctacatcgctagtcgaggaccaggcagtagtcgtaactcgaccacttgaagtggaaatagtgggagaaacgctacatcgctggtcgaggaccaggcagtagtcgtaactcgaccacttaaagtgaaaGTGGtaggagaaacgctacatcgctggtcaaggactaggcagtagtcgtaactcgaccactagaagcaAATGTATgagagatcactacgatcaactggttgagaaccggtgagtaggtgtctctcgatcatttggagTCATATGGTACGTGGACCGCTACGCTGCCGGTCGAAGACCAATTGTAGCTATTCCTAAACCATCtgaagtcatggtgcgaggaccgctacgctgccgtagtcgtacctcgaccatctgaagttaaggtgtgagagattgctacgtactggttcgagaaccagcgagcgagtagaattatctctcgaacaccaaatGGAAgctgcggtgtgagagattgctacgtcctggtgcgagaaccagcgagcgagtagaattatctcttggaCACCGATGGAAGTTGCAGTGCGAGAGATTACTATGTCCTCGGACACCGATGgaggtgctagagttggtttattacatgtgcgtctcatgtggccagcatgactcacacacccaacttgtagcatatccggatgtccgttcgcaatcatgtcgggtgatcaagccgacgacgttcgcgaggaattatccgttaacaaccttttcttgAGTAGTCTGAcaatggccggtgctatgagataggtcgtcggtcttcgttggtaggttgggtgcgataactccgcatttgtcgagaatgttctcgataatggagtgtactcgaccacaacctattcgagtgctcaattgttcctgaaaattattttctagaaggcgaGACacatagcagataatatcgagtatgtactcagaaaactgcatggatcttctaggaTTATCAGGacataacgagcagatgtaaatatcagacattatgtaaaccgtaaacaagcatgatttatacgaAAGAGAACAGAgtgagcccccagcgttagaccgtagttgGTTTAACGTCGGAAACATCCGCGCGAAAGATATTGTATAagaaacatgctctaggtaaacataataaattatagatctgacaatgctgtatCATCTGAATAGGTACAGAAAATTGCATAtgaaatattgcgtacctttgtagatacatgccttagtagatcaatttgaaaaacCAATCTAACAATTACCTTATTGCGTACTCATTCGACATCATAtgatctgacatcttttggtatGCCACGTATCTTGAGGCTTGGGtgatctcgatagaccaagttgtcgatgacgatgatggttccgatctcgtCAGAAGACATGCTCCGGTTGGGTTAGATCtccacagccgaagtcgtcgagtagcttgttgtcggagaatccatctcttaaacccatctcgtcgaaatcctgaagcaccaaaatcccctacctggcgcgccattgtcgacgtttgatgtcgcaattctggtatttgcatagtacggggatcgtcggtgctaggatatacgcgagactgaggtaaaaaagatggagacaaggatttttatataggttcggacCCCTGAGtcgtcaggtaataaccctacatcctgttggccggagccggtgttgctctttattcaccataataaCACCAGTACAAtgtgtggggtagcctatctaactgttgttgacatggcggtctgaagttctgactcgtagtcgacaacagggtagccttcctcctcgaatccatgTCCGGCGAGattagagatagcgctttcgtctctcctgacggtatccggagacaccgtaggggaatagccatgcctatccctgaagtcgatatccggcagCTTGTCTTGgagtatgttggcttgtatgttgtcccATGTattgtggtgggtgttgattgaggtggtcATCGATTGTCTCGTGTCGATCGTGTCATGGtgggtgtccccctgtcctcctaggggggcttgtatttatatccataggtgtctccttgtccaagtagaactagggaaaccaatatggatataatccgagtagtccttgtcgtttccatgtagaactctagttgtctttctTTATTCGGAACTCCTCatatatccgaaggttgcttccgtataggacatggtatgtggggggtcctgccgagatgtagtcgactactattaggtacgtggtatccataaccctgacaaagagtggtttgggattttttattaaaaaaatataacaacctaaatGCATCAAAAGTAGAAACTGATGGTCGGTTACttcgtatttttttttaaaaaaattagtacttTCTCTAATTTAATAACACCACGTAGCGATTTAGAAGTGTTTATAGAATTTTTAAAGTAACGGAGGGAAAGATGCTAGACCCTAGTAGTTGGcctatttgttattttttttttgcatgcgaaagtaattttgattttagtcttcttaaaatagaaaacaagGAAGGAACAGATGGGATGTACGTATAGTACATACGTAAGTTCCTTAGTATGATCCAAAACTATTACGTACATTTGTACGTTGGTTCGGATGTTGGCTCCGGatgtattttctttttacaaaatagATCTAACCATCCACaacagtgggtcccacaatttaattaaaaatagatGTTTGGATTTCTCTTTATTAGGTGTCATGTAGTGACTTGTGAGCGTTTTATAGGCTGCCATTTGGTGGTTTGGGAgagtttataggaagtttaatggacttttatcctgtgcatgcatgtatcattgttaaatatttttataagatatttgttagttttatattatgtgatatttaattcatctataCGCACCTATCTATAATCTTAAAGTCTTATCTTTCCACTTATGCTTATACGTATcaaccaaatttaaattttcaaccttaaatttggagttgattttaaagttttttcatcgaagtttattttt is part of the Oryza glaberrima chromosome 12, OglaRS2, whole genome shotgun sequence genome and harbors:
- the LOC127756348 gene encoding UPF0481 protein At3g47200-like — protein: MDDAVEEPGINTFVQLPAYMREANRGLFEPRVLSIGPYHHGRESTRDMEAHKEHILQGFLQRPGNANHAYYVQEVTARCFAQARRCYVGNVDGYTVEMLTRDGCFIVELLLRWSEGTAHVDNYVWLMWNSVYYDLLLFDNQIPFFVLDRIFRVFVAHNANQAFNNSVQLLHLVRIFFNHRGQFSWANLNDLNLPNASQVRHLLDLQYKLVISNNLGIEAARRDGCLCRLFCCNIVCHRPSMPRGIPGANELQDYGVRFRAKRLNEMVKLFDVTFQGKTMKIPRFEINFGSKILLANLFAYDQQIACHNIGVVTSYVVLMNALVNSRDDVVVLQEEGVLDNMLSNEEEVASFFNNLGRCVLVDVTEHRYSRMFQDVNRYWRNGVFRKYCSIFCMKHCKTPLTCLSLLAAILLLIFSCTSMIFAILKYTRD